TCATACATACCCATTTGGAGGGGTCCAACTCCAAACTAAACTAAAGAAAGACCCCTTCACACACAAAGTTGACTTCCTCTTTACATAGCTTACTACTTTACTTAAGTTAACTTCTTCAATTTTGCTACATCACAAAACCATACTCTGAAAAAGTCCTCTCACATTCCTGCACcattaaaacttgaaaaaaaagaCCAAAATTTGGTTTTGTTTTAATCCCAAAACCAAGATTCAAGTGATTTAACAGTACATACATGAGACAAACTTTCGTAACAAAAATCCCagaatattaaataatttatttaaaaaaagacTTGAAACTCTGAAGAAAAAGTTTTTTTCTTTGGTTATCATCATCCTTATGGAAAAGAAGAGAAATTGTACAAATTGGGAGCAAGGAGCTGGATCTCAAATCAAACACTCAGaattacttctttttttttttcaatcaacaAAGTTAAAATAATTATACTTACtttgttttttggttttttttcttttcttcaataGCCTAATAATTCTTCCATTAATAAGAATCTTCCTCAAGACGAAGCTGCGGCGGAGCCAGAAACTCTGGGCGAAGTGACCGGAAACAAAGGCAAAAGCTGAGGTGGCTCGGCTGGGTCTCTGGGTGAAGGATGCAAGTAAAAACCCTTCTCGGCAATCGCTCTCTCTTCTTCCAACGACGGAGTATTATTCATCGCTAACAACGGCGACGGAGACATCGACTTGTTAAAGGCATCGTCGTTCAACGGCGTGACGGGACTGAGAGTCAAGGACGGGAAATCAAGCAGGCTCGGGGACAAGATCTCAGGCTTTCTCGGAGAGAAACCGGAGTTATTCGCAGCAAAATTCGGCAACAGGGTGTTGATCATAAGGCTATTTTTAAGATTactgttgctgttgttgttgcaaTTCCTCCTTTCGTAGAGTTTGAAGCCTTGTTTCTTGGGTGGTATGTTGAAATTCCTCTGCTCCTGGGGTTGCCTCGAAGGTGTTTGTTTAATTGTCTCAGTGGAGCCTGTGAGCATTTGAACCACTTGTTTGAAGTTAGAGGTATCGGCTTGAACAAACGTCGTTGGGTAAGGGTTGTTGGGGTCAGATCTGGGAGTGGTGGGCTTTGGCGCTGGAGTTTGAACTCCATTGTTGTTGCTGTGGTTATTGACGTTGCTGCTGCTTAAACTGGTGATACTGCCATtattggtggtggtggtgggtgaGTTTGAGGGAGATGGTGATGGGTTCTCTGTTCTTTCATGAGATGATTTTGAGAAGTACTCCATGGATGGATGTTGGGTATAATtatccaccacctcctccaccacTTCTACCTTCTTTCTctaacagagagagagagagagagagagagaaatagttGGTTTTGTGGTGGTTTGGTTTGGGTGCAAAAAGGAGATGTAATTGTAAACAAA
This genomic interval from Humulus lupulus chromosome 8, drHumLupu1.1, whole genome shotgun sequence contains the following:
- the LOC133796805 gene encoding VQ motif-containing protein 4-like, which encodes MEYFSKSSHERTENPSPSPSNSPTTTTNNGSITSLSSSNVNNHSNNNGVQTPAPKPTTPRSDPNNPYPTTFVQADTSNFKQVVQMLTGSTETIKQTPSRQPQEQRNFNIPPKKQGFKLYERRNCNNNSNSNLKNSLMINTLLPNFAANNSGFSPRKPEILSPSLLDFPSLTLSPVTPLNDDAFNKSMSPSPLLAMNNTPSLEEERAIAEKGFYLHPSPRDPAEPPQLLPLFPVTSPRVSGSAAASS